In a genomic window of Actinomycetota bacterium:
- a CDS encoding right-handed parallel beta-helix repeat-containing protein — protein MRIGSLHSAAAVLISLFVICVLLPTTALTAGNTWYVSTSGDDLAAGTVDSPWRTIQHAVASAGPGDTVTVRGGAYHEAVIIGSGGLPGQPLTITAFPGETPVLDGDGVEWAGFQFSPGVGQVNISGFHIQDYRGVGVDVSGGNSGISMSNLDIRASEVGMRITWGYSGEEPMFGPADHISLSESVLHDNQYAGIDCTPGPCDDISFSGVDILDNGVGEQSFGADGLAVEKGSRLTIDRVRVVNNGGDGIDLNSRDGGPVEGIVVSRSVAGNNRRNGMKLWAGGRIENSLIYGSGIDPLPLAAFSGVTVELVNNTVAMNMWDASFSARDYAMTVGYEEGAALTGIDLTMVNNIFAFNTGPEVGSPTGIYLGPGVNITAESNNLFFSRDDCEIQADLTSQGCFTQADITGGDWTAETGTGTGDLSADPGFTDAAAFDLHISRDSPAVDTATATGAPIIDMDGHLRPRGAGFDIGAYEAGASEPPSLDLSLSGAHWDSYADYLARTLSVDFTLDNTGAGDALALNVTGGTSTAGTGLQTPLPLSLGDLPSGGELHFTLRFWIPSGLSRFSAAPRFTGTDGDGDSFNWP, from the coding sequence ATGCGCATCGGATCTCTACACAGTGCCGCCGCGGTTCTGATTTCCCTGTTTGTGATTTGCGTGCTGCTGCCGACTACCGCGCTGACCGCGGGAAACACCTGGTACGTTTCCACTTCAGGCGACGACCTTGCCGCCGGAACCGTCGATTCCCCCTGGCGTACCATCCAGCACGCAGTCGCATCCGCCGGTCCTGGCGATACGGTAACGGTCCGCGGCGGCGCCTATCATGAAGCGGTTATCATCGGAAGTGGCGGTCTGCCAGGACAACCGCTGACCATAACCGCCTTTCCCGGTGAGACGCCGGTCCTCGATGGCGACGGCGTCGAATGGGCCGGATTCCAGTTCTCGCCGGGCGTCGGCCAGGTGAATATCAGCGGCTTCCACATACAGGATTATCGCGGTGTCGGCGTGGATGTCAGCGGCGGCAACTCCGGCATCTCCATGTCGAACCTGGACATCAGGGCCTCCGAAGTCGGAATGCGGATCACCTGGGGTTATTCGGGCGAGGAGCCGATGTTCGGGCCCGCCGACCATATTTCCCTCAGCGAAAGCGTCCTCCATGATAATCAGTACGCCGGTATCGACTGCACTCCAGGCCCCTGCGATGACATCAGCTTCAGCGGAGTAGACATCCTCGACAACGGCGTGGGGGAACAGAGTTTTGGCGCCGACGGCCTCGCGGTAGAGAAAGGTTCGCGACTCACCATCGACAGGGTGCGAGTTGTCAACAACGGTGGCGATGGCATCGACCTGAACTCCCGGGATGGCGGACCGGTCGAGGGCATAGTCGTCAGCCGCTCCGTCGCCGGGAACAACCGCCGCAACGGCATGAAGCTCTGGGCAGGCGGGCGAATCGAGAACAGCCTCATATATGGCTCGGGAATCGATCCACTGCCGCTTGCGGCTTTTAGCGGCGTCACTGTCGAGCTGGTCAACAACACCGTCGCCATGAATATGTGGGACGCTTCATTTTCCGCCCGCGATTATGCCATGACTGTCGGTTATGAAGAAGGCGCCGCTCTTACCGGCATCGACCTGACGATGGTGAACAACATCTTCGCCTTCAACACCGGACCTGAAGTGGGAAGCCCCACCGGCATCTACCTGGGCCCGGGAGTGAACATCACCGCTGAAAGCAACAACCTGTTCTTCAGCCGTGACGATTGTGAGATACAGGCAGATCTCACTAGCCAGGGATGCTTCACCCAGGCTGATATCACCGGCGGTGACTGGACGGCTGAGACGGGCACGGGCACGGGAGACCTGTCGGCGGATCCTGGATTCACAGACGCGGCCGCGTTCGATCTGCATATCTCCCGTGACAGCCCGGCTGTTGATACAGCCACCGCCACAGGCGCTCCCATAATTGACATGGACGGACATCTGAGGCCCCGTGGCGCCGGTTTCGATATCGGCGCCTATGAAGCCGGCGCTTCAGAGCCTCCGTCGCTGGATCTCTCGCTATCCGGCGCGCACTGGGACAGCTATGCGGACTATCTTGCGAGGACCCTGAGCGTGGACTTCACTCTGGACAATACAGGAGCAGGAGACGCGCTGGCGTTGAATGTGACCGGCGGGACCAGTACCGCCGGGACAGGATTACAGACCCCGTTGCCATTATCACTCGGCGATCTGCCTTCTGGCGGAGAGCTGCACTTCACTCTGCGTTTCTGGATTCCCAGCGGCCTCAGCCGGTTCTCGGCAGCCCCAAGATTCACGGGGACCGATGGCGATGGGGATTCTTTCAACTGGCCCTAG
- the pdxS gene encoding pyridoxal 5'-phosphate synthase lyase subunit PdxS, with the protein MSEMKIGTMTVKAGLAEMLKGGVIMDVTDGEQAKIAEEAGACAVMALERVPSDIRADGGVARMSDPEKIREIQGVVSIPVMAKARIGHFVEAQILQSLEVDYIDESEVLTPADEANHINKQKFTVPFVCGAVNLGEALRRISEGAAMIRTKGEAGTGNVVEAVRHMRTITGEIKKLTSMDEDELFKAAKELRSPYELVKWVAENGKLPVVNFSAGGLATPADAALMMQLGAEGVFVGSGIFKSEDPAGRGKAIVEATTHYNDPEVLARVSTGLKKAMIGMEIRDIGEENLLQNRGW; encoded by the coding sequence ATGAGCGAGATGAAGATAGGAACAATGACCGTCAAGGCGGGGCTGGCCGAGATGCTCAAGGGCGGCGTGATCATGGATGTCACCGACGGCGAGCAGGCAAAGATCGCCGAAGAGGCTGGAGCCTGCGCTGTGATGGCGCTGGAGCGGGTGCCATCGGATATCCGCGCCGACGGCGGCGTTGCCCGCATGTCGGATCCGGAGAAGATCAGGGAGATACAGGGTGTCGTGTCCATACCGGTCATGGCCAAGGCCCGCATCGGCCATTTCGTCGAGGCCCAGATCCTGCAGTCGCTCGAAGTCGACTACATAGACGAGAGCGAAGTACTTACGCCGGCCGACGAGGCCAACCACATCAACAAGCAAAAGTTTACCGTGCCGTTCGTCTGTGGCGCTGTGAACCTGGGCGAGGCGCTCAGGCGCATCTCTGAGGGCGCGGCAATGATCCGCACCAAGGGAGAAGCGGGCACCGGCAACGTCGTCGAGGCTGTGCGTCATATGCGAACTATCACCGGCGAGATCAAAAAGCTGACCAGCATGGACGAGGACGAGCTGTTCAAGGCTGCCAAGGAACTGCGTTCGCCATACGAGCTGGTCAAGTGGGTGGCAGAGAACGGCAAACTGCCTGTGGTCAACTTCTCCGCCGGCGGCCTGGCGACACCCGCCGACGCCGCCCTGATGATGCAGCTGGGCGCCGAGGGCGTATTTGTAGGTTCAGGCATCTTCAAGAGCGAGGACCCTGCCGGCCGCGGCAAGGCTATCGTCGAGGCGACCACTCACTATAACGACCCCGAGGTGCTGGCCCGCGTCTCCACCGGCCTTAAGAAAGCCATGATCGGCATGGAGATAAGGGATATCGGCGAAGAAAACCTGCTGCAGAACCGCGGCTGGTAA
- the pdxT gene encoding pyridoxal 5'-phosphate synthase glutaminase subunit PdxT — MTIGILALQGAFREHAVAVERCGATSRKVRRRRELAGIDALIIPGGESTTIGKLMVSYHMLEEIKDLGAAGLPIFGTCAGLVMLAREVVDGDQPLLGLMDITVRRNAFGRQVSSFEAEVDMPVLAGAETGLEGEDSITTPFHGIFIRAPWIEAVGSGVERLATHDGHIIAAREKKMLVTAFHPELTGDLRLHGLFLRMVGG; from the coding sequence ATGACGATCGGCATCCTCGCCCTGCAGGGCGCATTCCGCGAACACGCCGTCGCTGTCGAACGCTGCGGCGCCACTTCCCGCAAGGTCCGCCGCCGCCGCGAGCTCGCCGGCATCGACGCCCTGATCATCCCCGGCGGCGAGAGCACTACGATCGGCAAACTGATGGTCAGCTACCACATGCTGGAAGAGATCAAGGATCTCGGAGCCGCAGGACTGCCCATATTCGGCACCTGCGCCGGCCTGGTGATGCTGGCCCGCGAAGTGGTGGATGGCGATCAGCCCCTGCTGGGCCTCATGGATATCACGGTCCGCCGCAACGCCTTCGGCCGCCAGGTCAGCAGTTTCGAGGCAGAGGTTGATATGCCGGTCCTGGCCGGCGCGGAAACCGGGCTGGAAGGAGAGGATTCGATCACTACGCCCTTCCATGGGATCTTCATCCGCGCCCCCTGGATTGAAGCCGTGGGGTCCGGTGTTGAGAGACTGGCCACCCACGATGGCCACATCATCGCCGCCCGTGAAAAAAAGATGCTCGTGACCGCCTTCCATCCCGAACTAACCGGTGACCTCAGGCTTCACGGATTATTCCTGCGGATGGTTGGCGGATGA
- a CDS encoding multicopper oxidase domain-containing protein has product MSKHGYPSKLLATTAILVICIIGLIAILAGTAASQDSPSAQTISTTPTAQTTTAAQSAQTAQAAQAHPAMAMPVGTGAGTTPDPHARHKVTQADREAAADRAKVMGAGANPVSNLSSPDAITAALDPRGVPDYFGTTPNYALSPLPETQGLGPARNYYSAWYDAMYMQNWVLMANPTGATLHLNFGLSIAGNAKTLPDTFGQGAGVVPGAKTLTYSEPGLMGGPVKATSLTGGQAIVSQRSLRGDSIEEVLTSETNKLSDHFYWPWYDEVTPGFENWLIVDNPSATETVHVVIAYLDSATAMPVTMGESDIAPGATWTPHFPGQMVGPIELKAYLSTGTWATDPRPVVASQRVLSYYGNAFNEFPGIPANELTTDYLWTWYDMQSPGFQNWVLIANPDLVNAVDYEIKIAGDSVETGTLPAGGIVTPIFNGIKDGPVEVISTGTGGGDGKVIATQRIVAGPSFGEVVGYPRSALSGDYQWTWYDMLSEGSVNWVMISNPGASDVTYTIKIAGTTVDSGTITAGGYVIPAFPGGLGGPVQVTTSSPVVASQRVLWNGYFNEVLGVGGISPAIVVPDTGIRKFEDRLPGLTEQNENNLGQYIPVAIPDTETYPGADYYEISLVRYTEQMHSDLPVTQLQGYVQTNTNDPSVSAPHYLGPMIIAQKDRPVRIKFTNELPTGSGGDLFLPVDESVMGAGSYNIDDPDNPGQFLTGVFTQNRAIMHLHGGATPWISDGTPHQWITPEGESTNYPVGMSMENVPDMWFDPTTHEPVPEGTPGATIDPGPGSQTLYYTNEQSSRLMWYHDHAYGLTRVNVYSGEAAGYLLEDDVEQQLVSDDIIPADQIPLIIQDKTYVPDDEQLEAQDPTWDKPNWGGEGNLWFPHVYMPAQNPADPGGMNAMGRWHYGPWFFPPTIGIDNPPIPNPLFDCGTGGECTRPWEPATMPATPNPSIAAEAFMDTPVVNGTPYPTVNVDPKAYRFRILNASNDRFWNLQLYKADTVALTGDGRHDTEVKMVPAVTTPGFPEGWPVDDREGGVPDPAMAGPDFIQIGNEGGFLPAPVVVPNQPVDWNLDPTTFNFGNVSSHALLLGTAERADVIIDFSQYAGETLILYNDAPAAFPARDPRYDYYTGAPDLTDTGGSPTPLSGYGPNTRTVMQIKVADETPAPAFDIAALNAAFASYGATPGAYAASQDPVLVPQAEYNSAYNANYPTTNYARIFDSQMTFLPQGSVTPLTIPFEKKAIQDEQGEAFDSYGRMSANMGLQLPFTPGGTDFVLQGYIDGTTEGVQTSATPMAPAAGDGTQIWKITQNGVDTHTIHFHLFNVQLINRVAWDGSVSMPDANELGWKETVRVNPLEDTIVALRPVAPTLPFEVPGSSRPMDVTQPIGSASGFRQIDPYSGMPMTVTNQVVNYGWEYVWHCHLLGHEENDMMRPIRISVNQPAAPSGLTANEAVPGTVTLDWVNNATVPAVTTFVIERSTSSDFRQNRATFSVAAPTVTYNDVVGPEAATYYYRVRAENATGFSGWSNTAIVVT; this is encoded by the coding sequence ATGAGCAAGCATGGCTACCCCAGCAAGCTTCTGGCGACTACGGCAATCCTGGTTATCTGTATCATCGGCCTCATCGCTATCCTGGCGGGAACAGCGGCATCGCAGGACAGTCCGTCCGCCCAGACCATCTCGACTACACCGACCGCCCAGACCACGACAGCAGCACAATCAGCCCAGACGGCACAGGCTGCCCAGGCGCATCCGGCTATGGCGATGCCCGTCGGCACAGGCGCGGGTACAACCCCTGACCCTCATGCTCGGCACAAGGTCACTCAGGCTGACCGTGAGGCCGCCGCCGACCGCGCTAAAGTGATGGGCGCCGGCGCCAATCCCGTAAGTAATCTTTCCAGTCCTGATGCGATAACTGCCGCTCTCGACCCCCGCGGCGTGCCCGATTATTTTGGAACCACTCCGAATTACGCACTCAGCCCCCTGCCGGAGACCCAGGGCCTGGGTCCGGCGCGCAACTATTACAGCGCCTGGTATGACGCCATGTACATGCAGAACTGGGTACTGATGGCCAATCCGACCGGCGCGACGCTTCACCTCAACTTCGGACTTTCCATCGCCGGCAACGCCAAGACGCTGCCGGATACTTTTGGCCAGGGCGCCGGCGTCGTGCCAGGCGCCAAGACCCTGACCTACTCGGAGCCCGGTCTCATGGGCGGTCCGGTGAAAGCTACTTCCCTTACCGGCGGCCAGGCGATCGTCAGCCAGCGCAGCCTGCGGGGAGATTCCATCGAAGAAGTCCTGACCTCTGAGACGAACAAGCTGTCCGACCACTTTTACTGGCCCTGGTACGACGAAGTGACTCCCGGTTTTGAGAACTGGCTTATTGTTGACAACCCATCGGCGACGGAGACGGTGCATGTCGTCATCGCCTACCTCGATTCCGCTACAGCGATGCCGGTCACCATGGGCGAGAGCGACATCGCCCCGGGCGCTACCTGGACTCCCCATTTCCCCGGCCAGATGGTTGGACCGATCGAACTCAAGGCATACCTGTCCACGGGGACCTGGGCCACCGATCCCCGGCCGGTCGTAGCTTCGCAGAGGGTGCTGTCCTATTACGGCAACGCTTTTAACGAGTTCCCGGGTATCCCGGCTAACGAGCTGACGACTGATTACCTATGGACCTGGTATGACATGCAGAGTCCCGGCTTTCAGAACTGGGTGCTGATTGCCAATCCCGACCTGGTCAACGCCGTCGATTACGAGATCAAGATCGCCGGTGACTCGGTTGAGACCGGCACTCTTCCCGCCGGCGGCATCGTCACACCGATCTTCAATGGGATAAAGGACGGGCCGGTGGAAGTCATCTCCACGGGTACCGGCGGTGGCGACGGCAAGGTCATCGCCACCCAGCGCATTGTCGCCGGACCCTCGTTCGGTGAGGTCGTCGGCTATCCCAGATCTGCCCTTTCCGGCGACTACCAGTGGACCTGGTACGACATGTTGAGCGAAGGCAGCGTCAACTGGGTGATGATTTCCAATCCCGGAGCTTCCGACGTCACTTACACCATCAAGATCGCTGGAACTACAGTAGATAGTGGCACCATAACCGCTGGTGGTTATGTCATACCGGCGTTCCCGGGCGGGCTAGGCGGACCGGTGCAGGTTACCACCTCAAGCCCGGTAGTCGCTTCCCAGCGCGTCCTCTGGAACGGCTACTTCAACGAGGTCCTGGGAGTCGGCGGCATCAGCCCTGCGATCGTGGTCCCTGATACCGGCATCAGGAAATTCGAAGACAGGCTTCCGGGGCTTACAGAGCAGAACGAGAACAATCTCGGCCAGTACATCCCGGTCGCGATCCCGGATACAGAGACTTACCCCGGCGCTGACTACTACGAGATCTCACTGGTGAGGTACACGGAGCAGATGCATTCCGATCTGCCCGTGACCCAGCTGCAGGGGTATGTTCAGACCAACACAAATGATCCGTCGGTCAGCGCGCCTCACTACCTCGGACCGATGATCATAGCCCAGAAGGACAGGCCGGTGCGCATCAAGTTCACCAACGAGCTGCCCACGGGCTCAGGCGGAGATCTATTCCTGCCCGTAGACGAGAGTGTCATGGGCGCCGGCTCCTACAATATCGACGACCCTGACAACCCGGGACAGTTCCTGACGGGCGTCTTCACCCAGAACCGGGCGATCATGCACCTCCACGGAGGCGCCACGCCATGGATCAGCGACGGGACCCCGCATCAGTGGATAACCCCGGAGGGTGAATCCACGAATTACCCCGTGGGCATGAGCATGGAGAACGTGCCCGACATGTGGTTCGATCCGACCACTCACGAGCCGGTTCCTGAAGGCACGCCTGGCGCGACCATCGATCCCGGCCCCGGTTCGCAGACGCTCTACTATACGAACGAACAGAGTTCGAGGCTGATGTGGTACCACGATCATGCCTACGGCCTGACCAGGGTCAACGTCTATTCCGGAGAGGCTGCTGGTTATCTCCTGGAAGACGACGTCGAGCAGCAGCTGGTCTCCGACGATATAATCCCGGCCGATCAGATCCCGTTGATCATCCAGGACAAGACCTATGTTCCGGACGATGAACAGCTGGAAGCCCAGGATCCGACCTGGGACAAGCCCAACTGGGGCGGGGAAGGGAACTTATGGTTCCCGCACGTCTACATGCCGGCTCAGAATCCGGCTGATCCCGGCGGCATGAACGCCATGGGCCGCTGGCATTATGGGCCCTGGTTCTTCCCGCCGACCATCGGCATCGACAATCCGCCGATACCGAACCCGCTGTTCGACTGCGGTACGGGCGGTGAATGCACCCGGCCCTGGGAGCCGGCGACGATGCCGGCCACGCCCAATCCGTCGATAGCGGCAGAGGCCTTCATGGATACTCCGGTGGTCAACGGCACGCCATATCCGACGGTGAACGTGGATCCAAAGGCATACCGGTTCCGCATCCTGAACGCATCGAACGACCGTTTCTGGAACCTGCAGCTGTACAAGGCCGATACCGTCGCCCTCACGGGTGACGGTAGGCACGACACTGAAGTGAAGATGGTCCCGGCGGTAACGACTCCCGGATTCCCCGAGGGCTGGCCGGTCGACGACCGGGAAGGCGGAGTTCCGGATCCGGCGATGGCCGGGCCGGACTTCATCCAGATAGGCAACGAGGGCGGATTCCTGCCGGCTCCAGTGGTGGTCCCCAACCAGCCTGTTGACTGGAACCTGGATCCGACGACGTTCAACTTCGGCAACGTGAGCAGCCATGCCCTGCTTCTGGGCACAGCCGAGCGTGCCGACGTGATCATCGATTTCTCCCAGTATGCCGGAGAGACGCTGATTCTCTATAACGACGCGCCCGCGGCTTTCCCGGCGCGCGACCCGAGGTATGACTACTACACCGGAGCCCCGGATCTGACGGATACCGGCGGCTCGCCGACGCCGCTTTCCGGATATGGCCCGAACACGCGTACGGTGATGCAGATCAAGGTTGCCGACGAAACCCCGGCGCCTGCTTTCGATATCGCGGCCCTGAACGCCGCCTTCGCCTCATATGGGGCGACGCCGGGCGCTTACGCGGCTTCGCAGGATCCGGTCCTGGTGCCGCAGGCAGAGTACAATTCGGCCTACAACGCGAATTACCCGACGACCAACTACGCGCGCATCTTCGACTCGCAGATGACCTTCCTGCCGCAGGGCTCGGTCACACCGTTGACGATACCGTTCGAGAAGAAGGCGATCCAGGACGAGCAGGGCGAGGCGTTCGACAGTTACGGCCGCATGAGCGCCAACATGGGCCTGCAGCTGCCGTTCACCCCCGGAGGTACCGATTTCGTCCTCCAGGGCTATATAGACGGGACGACGGAAGGCGTGCAGACCTCGGCGACGCCGATGGCGCCAGCCGCCGGTGACGGCACCCAGATCTGGAAGATCACCCAGAACGGCGTCGATACCCATACGATCCATTTCCATCTGTTCAACGTGCAGCTGATAAACAGGGTCGCCTGGGATGGATCTGTCAGCATGCCGGACGCCAACGAGCTGGGCTGGAAGGAGACCGTCAGGGTGAATCCGCTCGAAGACACGATCGTGGCCCTGAGGCCGGTGGCGCCGACGCTGCCGTTCGAAGTGCCCGGCAGCAGCCGCCCCATGGATGTGACCCAGCCGATCGGCTCCGCCAGCGGCTTCAGGCAGATCGATCCGTACTCCGGCATGCCGATGACGGTGACCAACCAGGTAGTGAATTATGGATGGGAATACGTCTGGCACTGCCACCTGCTGGGCCATGAGGAGAACGACATGATGCGCCCCATCAGGATCTCGGTGAATCAGCCGGCGGCGCCCAGCGGGCTGACGGCGAACGAGGCGGTGCCCGGAACTGTGACCCTCGACTGGGTCAATAACGCCACGGTGCCGGCGGTAACGACATTCGTCATCGAGAGGTCGACCAGTTCCGACTTCAGGCAGAACCGGGCCACCTTCTCGGTGGCGGCGCCGACGGTTACGTATAACGATGTAGTCGGCCCCGAAGCCGCGACCTACTATTACCGGGTGAGAGCGGAGAATGCTACCGGTTTCTCCGGCTGGTCGAATACGGCGATAGTCGTGACCTGA
- a CDS encoding GuaB3 family IMP dehydrogenase-related protein — MEVEIGRGKKGRRAYGLDDIAIVPSRRTRDVEDVDITWSIGNHKLELPCLASAMDGVVDTKFAGAMGKIGGLAVLNLEGIQTRFENADEQLEKIAKLPAQEATAGLQEIYQEPVKEELIAQRIKEIKAQGVLAAASLTPQKVTQYYKTVIDAGLDVLIIQGTVVSAEHVSSIVEPLNLKKFIAEIPIPVIVGGCASYTTALHLMRTGAFGVLVGVGPGAACTTRGVLGIGVPQATAIADAAAARIQHLLDTGDYVQVIADGGMRTGGDICKAVACGADAVMIGSPLSRAHEAPGRGYHWGMATFHPQLPRGTRVKTNQVASLEEILVGPARENDGTLNLFGALKTSMATCGYENIQAFQKAEVMVAPSLQTEGKKLQKEQDVGMG, encoded by the coding sequence ATGGAAGTCGAGATCGGACGAGGAAAAAAAGGCAGAAGAGCTTATGGGCTGGACGACATCGCGATCGTACCCAGCCGGCGGACCCGCGACGTCGAGGACGTCGATATAACCTGGTCCATCGGTAACCACAAACTGGAACTCCCCTGCCTGGCCTCGGCCATGGATGGCGTCGTTGACACGAAATTCGCTGGCGCCATGGGCAAGATCGGCGGCCTCGCCGTCCTCAACCTCGAAGGGATCCAGACCCGGTTTGAGAACGCCGACGAGCAACTCGAGAAGATCGCCAAGCTGCCGGCGCAGGAAGCTACCGCCGGGCTTCAGGAGATCTACCAGGAGCCGGTCAAGGAAGAGCTGATCGCCCAGCGGATCAAGGAGATCAAGGCCCAGGGCGTACTCGCGGCGGCTTCATTGACCCCGCAGAAAGTCACCCAGTATTACAAGACCGTGATCGATGCCGGTCTCGATGTCCTGATCATCCAGGGAACCGTTGTAAGCGCCGAGCATGTGAGCTCCATCGTCGAGCCGCTGAACCTGAAGAAGTTCATAGCCGAGATCCCGATACCCGTCATCGTCGGCGGCTGCGCCTCATATACCACAGCTTTGCACCTGATGCGCACCGGCGCCTTCGGCGTTCTTGTGGGCGTCGGACCCGGCGCCGCCTGCACGACCCGCGGCGTTCTCGGCATCGGCGTTCCCCAGGCTACCGCCATCGCCGACGCGGCCGCTGCGCGGATACAACATCTTCTGGATACCGGCGACTATGTGCAGGTCATCGCCGACGGCGGCATGCGCACCGGCGGCGACATCTGCAAGGCAGTCGCCTGTGGCGCCGACGCTGTCATGATCGGCTCACCCCTCTCGCGGGCTCACGAAGCGCCCGGACGCGGCTATCACTGGGGAATGGCGACCTTCCATCCGCAGCTGCCGCGCGGCACCAGGGTGAAGACAAACCAGGTCGCGAGCCTCGAGGAGATCCTCGTGGGCCCCGCCAGGGAGAACGACGGTACCCTGAACCTCTTCGGCGCCCTGAAGACTTCAATGGCGACCTGCGGTTATGAGAACATCCAGGCTTTCCAGAAGGCCGAAGTCATGGTGGCGCCTTCGCTGCAGACCGAAGGCAAGAAGCTCCAGAAGGAGCAGGATGTAGGGATGGGCTAA
- a CDS encoding MurR/RpiR family transcriptional regulator, translating into MEARRNNRATNGSLLRSLQDDFDSYSKARKAIARYLIDHLSEAPVLTAQDLARHTATTSSTVVRFAQFLGFSGFPEMMRAAWEEHRLMAAAPGGSAESQMAFPVDDDFSGRAVRVDVGILEETMKKNQADDFLQTIELLEKADTIYVAGMFEAAMVAGYLRYYLTIMGLPVTAVTGNSEEQVAGLAGLDEDSVLIAIGFRTAHQFLIRLIKAARERGAVSVGISENTLSEVSKLADRNLYCQLDTASFAPSLVGAFSLANALVSALYIRNKRGYDAHIAKLHSLPLSSDWL; encoded by the coding sequence ATGGAGGCGCGGCGAAACAACCGAGCGACGAATGGCAGTCTGCTGCGTTCCCTTCAGGATGACTTCGATAGTTATTCAAAGGCGCGAAAGGCCATCGCCCGCTACCTGATCGACCACCTCTCTGAAGCCCCGGTGCTCACTGCCCAGGATCTCGCACGCCACACCGCCACAACCAGCTCAACGGTTGTACGCTTCGCCCAGTTCCTGGGATTCTCCGGTTTTCCCGAGATGATGAGGGCTGCCTGGGAAGAGCATCGCCTGATGGCTGCGGCGCCGGGTGGAAGCGCGGAGAGCCAGATGGCTTTCCCCGTGGACGACGATTTCTCGGGGCGCGCAGTCCGTGTAGATGTGGGCATCCTCGAGGAGACCATGAAGAAGAACCAGGCGGACGACTTCCTGCAGACGATCGAGCTTCTGGAAAAAGCAGATACGATCTACGTCGCGGGGATGTTCGAGGCGGCCATGGTTGCCGGGTATCTTCGCTATTACCTGACAATCATGGGGCTTCCGGTGACCGCGGTCACCGGGAATTCAGAGGAGCAGGTCGCCGGCCTGGCCGGCCTGGACGAGGATTCGGTGCTGATCGCCATCGGGTTCCGGACAGCTCACCAGTTCCTGATAAGGCTGATAAAGGCGGCTCGTGAACGAGGGGCAGTATCTGTAGGTATCAGCGAGAACACTCTGTCAGAGGTGTCAAAGCTCGCCGACCGCAACCTCTACTGCCAGCTGGACACAGCCTCGTTCGCGCCTTCGCTCGTGGGTGCGTTCAGCCTGGCCAACGCCCTGGTGTCGGCGCTCTATATCAGGAATAAACGCGGCTACGACGCCCATATAGCGAAGCTGCACAGCCTGCCGTTAAGCTCGGACTGGCTGTAG